CAGCTCATCAACAAGGCGTCCGCCATCCCACGGCTTGGCATCCCCTACTACCAGTGGTGGTCGGAGGCTCTGCATGGGGTGGCCGTCGCCATCGGCGTTGAGAACGGCGTGTCGTTCAATGGGACGATCCGGGCTGCCACTAGTTTCCCTCAAGTTATACTCACTGCTGCTGCCTTCGACGCCGATCTTTGGTACCAAATAGCAAAGGTTAGTAACGCCTAATTAAAATCAACacaacactaatttttttcaagtaaCTTcacttattatgtaattgattattCTTTTTAGACGGCATGATTTGAgctacaatatttttgttcccTGTAATGAGTgaggaaagaaaacaaaggaaataatgaaaatttggtggtTTATGCATGTGTGATAACCGATCTTGTCAGTATTTATGTGTAGTGGGGGTTGAGATAAGGGTTTTTATTCAACTCATGGGACCAGCATTCCTTGTATGAAGGACTTATAGGATTACAGCAAGTTTTTGTCTGTTGATGAagttgtttatataaatatatatatatttgtctggAAACTGGGGATTAGATCCAATCTGAATATCTTCAAATGGAATGGTGCGTCGATCTCTGTATATTCATACATAAACTTAGCATAAACTGCGCTGCTTTTGTCTCTGCACACGACACTGGCCTCTCAccaataaaaagttaatatatatatatatactaaccaTCGCGGCATGACGTgcttgcatataataaataatattttatattttaaaatatattatgaataaaaatatatatataaaccacaacattataattctaaaaaaggaaaaaaaaagaaagaaagaaagcaagaaaaatgaaaatcaactTGCACGTATTATtcgtataataataaaattagtgttGCGGTATCATAATAATCGTTTGTgggagagaaaagaaaactttcttttatgtagtataaatatatataaatggggGTTATAAAATATTCGACTACATTTTGAATTTCGTTATTGACATGATATAATTTGTCCCGTTTGATGTTTGATGTTTTCACACCTGATTTATAGGTTCaatttaaagattaaataatatgatcgACTATTCTCGTAACATATCTCAATTTTCCTCGTATGAAGCAACCTTAATTATGATGTTATAATTTCGACTAGATTTTCTATTCCACGTCGTGTTATGttgtatatttcatttaatatatacacgtcACACTTGTACGAAATTTTGAAGGTGATCGGGACAGAGGCTAGAGCAATATACAATGAAGGTGAGGCAATAGGCATGACATTCTGGTCACCAAACATCAACATTTTCAGGGATCCCAGGTGGGGGAGGGGCCAAGAAACCCCCGGAGAAGACCCGTTGCTTACCGGGAAATACGCAGTTTCGTTTGTCCGAGGGATTCAAGGCGACAGCTTTGAAGGCGGCAGCCTTAAAGACGGCCGCCTTCAAGTCTCCGCTTGCTGCAAGCATTTCACTGCCTATGATCTGGACAATTGGAAAGGAGTTGATCGTTTTACGTTCGACGCTCATGTAGTATTCTCATTAGTATAAAATGTTTCATGATTGGTTTTCTACTGTGAATAAGTCAGAATTTTCCAACGAACGTCGCGGTTTCTTGGTGTAGGTCACGAAGCAGGACATGGCGGATACGTTTCAGCCGCCATTCAAAAGCTGTGTGGAGGAAGGGCGAGCAAGCGGGATAATGTGCGCTTATAACCTCGTCAATGGAGTGCCTAACTGCGCTGATTATAATCTGTTAACGAAAACGGCTCGTGGAGAGTGGGGATTCCAGGGGTAATTTACCTAACTCGAAAGTTGTCAATCGTTTTTGTTCTAGTAGAAGCTGCTTGATGTGAGTGGAAAATGAGCAGGTACATAACGTCGGATTGTGATGCTGTCTCGCTCATTTACGAGAAGCAAAAGTATGCAAAATCGCACGAAGATGCAGTTGCGGATGTGCTCAAAGCTGGTAAAAAGTTGAACTGATTGTGTAACAGGATTCAATTAATGTTGCAAATTTGAAGTCATTTCTAGTGAGTTTTTCCCTTTCCAAACCGATGAAAAACAGGCATGGATGTAAACTGCGGCTTGTATTTGGCAAATCACACGAAATCGGCTGTCGAACAGGGGAAGGTGTCGGAATCTGATATAGACAGAGCCCTTTACAACCTGTTTTCTGTTAGGATGAGGCTAGGCCTATTCAATGGCAGTCCAAGCGAACAGTCTTACGGCAACCTTGGACGTAATGACATTTGCACTCCCGAGCACCAGGACTTGGCTCTGGAAGCTGCCCGCGGTGGCATTGTCCTTCTGAAGAACTCTGCAAAACTCCTTCCTCTTTCCAAGTCGAAAACGAAGTCGCTTGCAGTAATAGGTCCCAATGCTAACGTAGCCAAAACGCTTCTTGGCAACTATGCCGGTCCCCCTTGCAAAACCATTACTCCACTAGAAGGCCTAATGAGCTATGTCAAGAAAACCAAGTTCCATCCCGGCTGTGAAGACGTGAACTGCACGTCGGCTGCAACAAGCCAGGCTGTCAAGCTTGCAAAGTCAGCAGATTACGTCATTCTTGTAATGGGACTCAATCAAGAACGGGAGAGCGAAGAGCTTGATCGTGAGGACTTGGTTCTCCCGGGGCAGCAACAAAGTCTGATCACGAGCATCGCCAAGGCTGCTAAAAAGCCGGTTGTATTGGTAATGCTTTGTGGAGGGCCTGTCGATATTTCGTTCGCGAAAAACGATCCCAAGATTGGAGGCATCTTGTGGGCTGGATATCCAGGTGAAGCAGGGGGCAAAGCAATAGCAGAGATCATATTTGGCGACCACAATCCAGGTACATTTCATCAAAAACTCTCCTTCATGGCATTGTAACTAAAAGGccttacatataaattatttatacaatattATAAGTTAATGCATCTTATACAATGTTTTTTGAGTTTATAAGATGCttgatcttattttttaaaaaaaaaaaactattaaaaataagattatagaGTTTATAATgtgttattgataaaaaaattgtatttagtttcaagaaaaatattaaaataacttttttaagtTCTTAAcgtcttattttttaatcttataaactttcttttttgaaaaatttaccaaacactCTGCAGTATCTTATCAGTTATAAGCTCATCCAAACACCATATTAGTACAGTTTCTACCTCTCTCTCAGGAGGAAGACTGCCGCTTACTTGGTACCCAAAAGACTTCATCAACATACCGATGACCGACATGAGAATGAGGTCTGATCCTTCGTCGGGCTATCCAGGGCGAACCTACCGATTTTACCAAGGCGAGAAAGTCTTTGAGTTTGGCTACGGTCTTAGCTACACAAACTACTcttacaagtttgtttccgtgaGCCAAAGCAAGCTCGACTTCAAGACATTATCGACCACCGACAGGCCTGAACACTCGGGCTACATTTCAGTTGCAGATATCGGTTCAGAATCATGTGAGAAGGCAAAGGTTTCTGCCGTTGTTAAAGTCGAGAATGAAGGGAAGATGGCAGGCAAGCATCCGGTGCTGCTATTCCTGAGACGTGATCATAAGGGTGGCAATGCAAGTCCAGTGAAACAGTTGGTGGGATTTCAAAAGGTGAGCTTGAATGCAAAACAGAAGGGCAGTGTTGAGTTTGAAGTGAGTCCATGTGAGCACTTCAGTAGAGCAAGTAAGGATGGAACTCTGGTTATTGAATCAGGGGATCAGTACTTGGTTGTGGGAGATCAAGAGTATCCTATAAGCATCAATGTTTGACAAAAGATGGTCAATTCTTCTCATGTTGTTTTTGAAtggaaggatttgaaattaagTAGTTCAAATCCCtaataataatcatttgaGTTGGTTCTGAATCATACtaagaaaaatttcaaatccttctACTCACATTTCAAGCTAGGTTTTGTAGAATGTTGAAACTTGAAAGATTTAAAtaggttaaatgcaatttaccccgtTGTGAACAAAACCCCCTTTACGAAACAATTAGTAAGTTATCCAACACCCCCCTCATGCCCCCAACGGTTTAAATTGGGGATTTTTCAAACATATagagtaatttgctaaaaaaaaaagattcatATGGAATTTTTTGCTCATATCTAATATcttaaggggtaaattgcatttaacccattttaaattcttttaatatgaagtgatttcaattcaattccttccatccaaaaatatagatgtttttctttttctatgtGAATTATCTGAGGTGGGTCCGAGGATTGGGACCTGGCTGGGTCCGAGGCAGGGTATGGATTTTATGTCGGACCCACccgattttatatattttttataatttattattcatttgcaatatattaataataaaaactatcatattatatataaatctttaaataattttgtaagtatccaactctatataagaaatacaaaaaataaaaattagttgaggagaaatttaataattttgaatttgatgaatttcatGTATTATAAAGATAAATGCAAAATTGGTGTTGTACTATAGGTCACTTCGCGATTCAAGTACCATACTTCTTAAAATCCAGATTTGATACTACAGTTtatcaaaattgtaatatagTACCTTAGTTTCTGTATTAACAGTTTTGATACCATGccctatatttgaaaatatcattttagcCCCAAAAAAGTTTGATTTCTCGCAGATCCAGTCCCATGCCTtgaaaatggtatcagagcctaagtttattaaaaaaaaatgtgtttatattatatttagatatttttaccCGCTAATAGAGGAGACTCATTAAGATATTGGAACCCAACGAAAGTTTGAGTTATAACAGGAAACACTTTCAGATTTTGAAAGAATAGAGATGtaatttctttatgaaaattctagaaaaggaagaagatcATCTCCAAACACCGAATGACAGTTCGAGTGACAACCAGGagtatttctaaatttttgaaaaccAGAGAAGGAATTTCGTCTTAGGAATTCTAAAGAAGGCCACAAAGCCGGATCCTAAACCTCTTACCAAGGAGGAACAAGGAAAATGCTGGAGAATTCGCCAGATCCAGAAGGTGCTACCAGGGAATGCACTGAAAATCCTACAAGCAACAAAGTCCATCAAGGAGGAAGGGGACGGGTAAATTCTTTCACTAATACAATtctacaaattataattaatggaaCAGACTGGAAAGAGTTCGAGCCGGATACCTAATAGATCTCATAAGATCTCAGAGAAATTCAAAAGATatttcaagactatggacataaaTGAATCCATATGCCTATGGAAATAGAAACTTCgagccaaaaggtggacgaggtccTTAATATCCTTCCAGATTTACATAAAGATCTTATAGATCTAAAGAGAAATCAGAAGAAAACCCTGAAACATACAGGTCCAGACAAGAGCGAATTAAGGATGCCCTTGGACCAGTATCACTTCTACAACAAAGACAATAGATAATGTGTTCCTTGAAACCATCAAATCCATAAAGTAAAGGAAATAATGAGAGCAGATCTATCAGATTTACAGGAATTGGCTAAAATCTTTTCCCGACTTGAATTATGAACTTTGTCAACATTCAAACCaatgaaatcactccagcactaccactgCTGGAGGGAAGTACAGGTTCAAATAATCCTCCATGGGATCATCAATGAGATAAAGTACATATTTTCACACTAACGCCACCTCAACGTTTATGGGACGCTGATTAAGAGAAAATCCAAGACGGATCCAAGGAGACTGCCATAAATACACTTTGGGCAAAGACCATGCTCCATCCCTTGTATCCATACGACACTATACTTAACTTGGATGTTATCGACTGTCAAAACATCAAGAAGTTGATAGATGAATGGGTTTCACCCATGAAGATAATAGCAACAAACCTACCACTCGATAAAAAGAACTTCATAAGAATATTGGAGTTAAGCTTGTAGGGTTCTGTGAAGATCGGATGCGATAATACCccaaaagataccaaagcccGCATCTTTGCCAAAGATTCAAAAAGTGGAATGGCGATGAAGTCTCATCTAGAAACACTTCACTGGAAATGGGTACTTCGAAAAAAATAGATCATAGAAGGCTAGAAAATATGCACGAGTTCTCTTTGGCCTtgaattaagaagtatttgcgcagCACATGAATAAATCTATTAgtttcacaaatatttttttcagagTGGAGTAATTGACTTTCGagttgtgtatatatatttgaatttgatgaatttcatGTATTATAGAGATAAATGCAGAATTGGTACTGTACTATAGGTCACTTTGAGATTCAAGTACCATACTTCTTAAAATGTCCAGATTTGAAACCATAGTTTATGAAAGTTTCAATATAGTACCTTAGTTTTTGTATTAACAGTTTTGATACTATGccctatatttgaaaatatcattttagcCCCAAAAAAGTTTGATTTCTCCCAGATCTAGTCCCATGCCTtgaaaatggtatcagagcctaggcttattaaaaaaaatatatgtttatattatatgtagatATTTTTACCCACTAATAGAGGAGACTCTTTAATATAATGGAACCGAAcaaaagttcgagttactacaaggaataattttagattttgaaagaacagagatgtaatttctctatgaaaaattctagaaaatgaagaagattATCTCCAAACACGGAATGAAAGTTCGAGTGACAACCAAGAGTATTTCTAAATTTCTAGAAACAAGAGAAGGAAT
The window above is part of the Sesamum indicum cultivar Zhongzhi No. 13 linkage group LG2, S_indicum_v1.0, whole genome shotgun sequence genome. Proteins encoded here:
- the LOC105177042 gene encoding probable beta-D-xylosidase 7 gives rise to the protein MRGFTHTTPLITALITYSLTLVIIKAAQSTHDHHPLPPFSCASTNPSTSSYPFCDVHLSVHDRARDLVSRLTLDEKISQLINKASAIPRLGIPYYQWWSEALHGVAVAIGVENGVSFNGTIRAATSFPQVILTAAAFDADLWYQIAKVIGTEARAIYNEGEAIGMTFWSPNINIFRDPRWGRGQETPGEDPLLTGKYAVSFVRGIQGDSFEGGSLKDGRLQVSACCKHFTAYDLDNWKGVDRFTFDAHVTKQDMADTFQPPFKSCVEEGRASGIMCAYNLVNGVPNCADYNLLTKTARGEWGFQGYITSDCDAVSLIYEKQKYAKSHEDAVADVLKAGMDVNCGLYLANHTKSAVEQGKVSESDIDRALYNLFSVRMRLGLFNGSPSEQSYGNLGRNDICTPEHQDLALEAARGGIVLLKNSAKLLPLSKSKTKSLAVIGPNANVAKTLLGNYAGPPCKTITPLEGLMSYVKKTKFHPGCEDVNCTSAATSQAVKLAKSADYVILVMGLNQERESEELDREDLVLPGQQQSLITSIAKAAKKPVVLVMLCGGPVDISFAKNDPKIGGILWAGYPGEAGGKAIAEIIFGDHNPGGRLPLTWYPKDFINIPMTDMRMRSDPSSGYPGRTYRFYQGEKVFEFGYGLSYTNYSYKFVSVSQSKLDFKTLSTTDRPEHSGYISVADIGSESCEKAKVSAVVKVENEGKMAGKHPVLLFLRRDHKGGNASPVKQLVGFQKVSLNAKQKGSVEFEVSPCEHFSRASKDGTLVIESGDQYLVVGDQEYPISINV